TCTCTTATCTTGTCTATCCTTTCCTTTGGTGCTCTAAGGGTTGAGACTATTATAGTAGGTGCATCCTTTGAGAATATGTTGGCGTCCAATGGCACATTGGCGGTTGAGCATGGAATAATGCGCACAGGATTTTTACCCTCTGCATATCTTACCGTAAGGCTTGGATTATCTGTTCGCACAGTTTCACATCCCACCATGATCCCATCTACCTTAGCCCTTATTTCGTGCAAGTATCTGTAGGCTTCCATGTCCATCAAACTCATAAGCTCTTTGCTTGATGCTCCTCTGTAGAGTGTGAGCTTTCCATCCACACTAACTTCAGAGACGATTATTACATAAGGTCTCATTCTTCGTAAACCCTCCCAAAGTGTCTGTAAAGGTAGGCTATTCTCACAAAGAGGGACAGCAAAGTTAAAAGGGCTATTAGCTTTATGCCAAAGGAAAGTCCGACGGGAAAGTCAAACCTCTCAAGTATGGCAAAGAGGATTAAGGTAAGATGGGTTTCCGGTCTTCCAAAAAAGCCCACACCTTCCAGAGGATCCTGTATTTTACCCTTTACTCTTGCACTGTAACCTACCTCTGAATAAACCACCGGCTTTACAAAAGAGTGAAGCATAGAGGCTGTCGTAACCACTATAGCAGTGAAGGGACCCGCGTAGAAATACCCCACAGTCCCAAGCACAAAGCCATCCACCCACTTGTCAGCCATCCAGTCAAAGACTGCCCCAAACTTGGAAGCTTTGTCCGACATTCTTGCCACCACACCGTCCATCAGGTCCAGCATGCCAGAAACCATCAAAAAACTAACCGCAGTCAAGAGTTTGCCGTGCCAGAAAAAGTAGGCAGAGAGCATACCCGTTATGACGGAAAGAATGGTGATAAAGTTAGGTGGAAGGTGAAGCTTGTATAGCAAAACTCCTATGGGAGTATATAGCTTTTTTAGGGCTTCCCTTCTTTTTGTTAGGTTCATTTTAGCTCCTTTCCTGTGATCCAAGGCATCATCTTTCTGAGCTCTTCTCCCACCTTTTCTATAAGGTGGTGTCTATCCCTCTCAAGCAAGGCGTTAAAGACAGGCCTACCTGCTTGATTTTCCAAAATCCACTCCCTTGCAAACTCTCCCTTTTGTATTTCCTCAAGGGCCTCTTTCATCAGGGGTTTGACTACTTTGTATATTCTTTCACCCCTCGTTAGGTCTCCGTATTTTGCGGTGTCCGATATGGAGTATCTCATGCCTGCTATTCCATACTGGTATATTAAATCTACTATTAGCTTTAGCTCGTGCAAACATTCAAAGTATGCCACCTCTGGCTGATAGCCTGCCTCCACAAGAGTCTCAAACCCAGCTTTTATAAGAGCTGTAACACCTCCACAGAGCACCATCTGTTCCCCAAAAAGGTCCGTTTCTGTTTCCTCCTTGAAGGTAGTCTCTATAACTCCTGCCCTTGTGCATCCAAGCCCCTTTGCGTAAGCCAAAGCTTTCTCTTTGCAATTGCCAGTAGCATCCTGATATACCGCTACAAGAGCAGGCACACCTTTTCCTTCTTCATACATCCACCTTACCAAGTGCCCTGGTCCCTTCGGAGCAACCATGAAAACATCCACGTCCTTTGGTGGCACGATCTGTTTGAAGTGTATGTTAAAGCCGTGGGCAAAGGCTAAGGTCTTTGAAGGGTTAAGATGTGGCTCAACGCACTCTTTATAGAGCTGGGGCTGGACGGTGTCTGGAGTGAGAAACATTATAATGTCTGCCCTTTTTACCGCTTCTGAAGGCTCATAAACCTCAAAGCCATCCTTTAAAGCCTTTTCCCTTGACTTACTGCCAGGATGAAGCCCAACTATTACGTTAATTCCGCTATCCCTTAGGTTTAGTGCGTGGGCATGCCCCTGACTGCCGTATCCAAGTATGGCTACAGTTTTTCCTGCTAAGACATCCAAAGAAGCATCGCTATCGTAGTATATCTTTGCCATGTGCTATCCTCCTAAGCCTTGGTCTGAAAAATTATACCTTACAAGTTCTACTTAGATAATCCCTGAGATACTTTCCAGTATAAGAACTCTCATTTTTCATTATATCCTCTGGTGATCCTTCTGCTACCACCTGCCCACCTCCGTCTCCGCCCTCCGGACCAAGGTCTATGATCCAATCAGCACACTTTATGACATCTAAGTTGTGTTCAATAACCACTACCGTATTTCCTCTATCCACAAGCCTTTGGAGAACCTGTATTAGCTTTTTTACGTCGTCCATGTGCAGTCCGGTGGTAGGCTCGTCCAAAAGGTAAAGGGTCCTTCCCGTTTCTTTTTTTGAAAGCTCCCTTGCAAGCTTGATCCTTTG
This window of the Thermocrinis sp. genome carries:
- a CDS encoding dihydrofolate reductase family protein — its product is MRPYVIIVSEVSVDGKLTLYRGASSKELMSLMDMEAYRYLHEIRAKVDGIMVGCETVRTDNPSLTVRYAEGKNPVRIIPCSTANVPLDANIFSKDAPTIIVSTLRAPKERIDKIRELGAEVWIVGEDLVDFERLLPMLYERGIKSLMVEGGSSINWEFVKRGFVDEIRLIHLPVIVGGENVPTLVGGEGFKSLKNLLPLRLRGHFKRGHHLITEWEVVR
- a CDS encoding CDP-alcohol phosphatidyltransferase family protein produces the protein MNLTKRREALKKLYTPIGVLLYKLHLPPNFITILSVITGMLSAYFFWHGKLLTAVSFLMVSGMLDLMDGVVARMSDKASKFGAVFDWMADKWVDGFVLGTVGYFYAGPFTAIVVTTASMLHSFVKPVVYSEVGYSARVKGKIQDPLEGVGFFGRPETHLTLILFAILERFDFPVGLSFGIKLIALLTLLSLFVRIAYLYRHFGRVYEE
- the ilvC gene encoding ketol-acid reductoisomerase, with product MAKIYYDSDASLDVLAGKTVAILGYGSQGHAHALNLRDSGINVIVGLHPGSKSREKALKDGFEVYEPSEAVKRADIIMFLTPDTVQPQLYKECVEPHLNPSKTLAFAHGFNIHFKQIVPPKDVDVFMVAPKGPGHLVRWMYEEGKGVPALVAVYQDATGNCKEKALAYAKGLGCTRAGVIETTFKEETETDLFGEQMVLCGGVTALIKAGFETLVEAGYQPEVAYFECLHELKLIVDLIYQYGIAGMRYSISDTAKYGDLTRGERIYKVVKPLMKEALEEIQKGEFAREWILENQAGRPVFNALLERDRHHLIEKVGEELRKMMPWITGKELK